A window of the Pyrinomonadaceae bacterium genome harbors these coding sequences:
- the tnpA gene encoding IS200/IS605 family transposase — MGSTFFSLHYHIVFSTKERRPFIKSEWQPRLHAYLGGIIKGMQGVAEIVGGVEEHVHILASLRPVHCIADVLRDLKKESSTWAKENFDRRFTWQEGYAAFTVSPTATNSVRRYIATQ; from the coding sequence ATGGGTTCAACCTTCTTCAGCCTGCACTATCACATCGTCTTCTCGACCAAAGAACGACGACCTTTCATTAAGTCGGAATGGCAGCCACGACTTCATGCTTACCTCGGCGGAATCATTAAAGGCATGCAGGGTGTGGCCGAGATTGTCGGCGGAGTTGAGGAGCATGTTCATATCCTGGCGAGTCTCAGGCCGGTGCATTGCATTGCGGATGTACTTCGCGACTTGAAGAAGGAATCGTCCACGTGGGCTAAAGAGAATTTTGATCGCAGATTCACCTGGCAAGAGGGTTATGCGGCGTTCACCGTAAGCCCCACGGCGACCAACTCAGTTCGTCGCTACATTGCCACGCAG